From the Burkholderia mayonis genome, one window contains:
- a CDS encoding cupin domain-containing protein: MNERGFGAWDWVEREVLTDRIERQVVSGDALMMAKLFLKKGAFVGTHSHPNEQFTYILEGCLLFRYGVQLEHEAEVGPGEILHIPANVPHNALCLEDAVDLDVFTPLRADWLAPGGNRYFAGASAAASSASATER, translated from the coding sequence TTGAATGAACGAGGTTTCGGCGCATGGGATTGGGTCGAGCGCGAAGTATTGACCGATCGGATCGAGCGGCAGGTCGTCTCGGGCGACGCGCTGATGATGGCGAAGCTGTTCCTGAAGAAAGGCGCGTTCGTCGGGACGCACTCGCATCCGAACGAGCAATTCACTTACATCCTGGAAGGGTGCCTGCTGTTCCGCTACGGCGTGCAACTCGAGCACGAGGCTGAGGTCGGGCCGGGCGAGATCCTGCACATTCCCGCGAACGTGCCGCACAACGCGCTGTGTCTCGAAGACGCAGTCGATCTAGACGTGTTCACGCCGCTGCGGGCCGACTGGCTCGCGCCGGGCGGCAATCGCTATTTCGCCGGCGCGTCGGCCGCGGCTTCGTCCGCGTCGGCGACCGAACGATGA
- a CDS encoding LysE family translocator, giving the protein MLIQDALLKMSFYVSLVLIVPGPTNTLLLSSGLKVGLRGTWRLVIAEALGYVAAISLWGFFLLSVAASRPWLFGTIKLLSAAYILWLAVKMWTKSRALHDLSAGPIGFGDLFVATLMNPKALLFASTMFPLEAFRSLSYFGWAVVAFLVVLAPIGVGWSSLGGLLTSQRSWAAHTSTFMRCASLVLATFSGSLAYSVLGH; this is encoded by the coding sequence GTGCTCATTCAGGATGCATTGCTCAAGATGTCGTTCTACGTGTCGCTCGTGCTGATCGTGCCGGGGCCGACGAACACGCTGCTGCTGTCGTCGGGCCTGAAGGTCGGCCTGCGCGGCACCTGGCGCCTCGTGATTGCGGAGGCGCTGGGCTATGTCGCCGCGATCTCGCTATGGGGATTCTTCCTGCTGTCGGTGGCGGCCAGCCGGCCGTGGCTCTTCGGCACGATCAAGCTGTTGAGCGCCGCATACATCCTGTGGCTCGCAGTCAAGATGTGGACGAAGAGCCGCGCGCTGCACGACCTGTCCGCAGGCCCGATCGGCTTCGGAGACCTGTTCGTCGCGACACTGATGAATCCGAAGGCGCTGCTGTTCGCGAGCACGATGTTCCCGCTCGAAGCGTTCAGGTCGCTCAGCTACTTCGGATGGGCGGTCGTCGCGTTCCTGGTCGTGCTGGCGCCGATCGGCGTCGGCTGGTCGAGTCTCGGCGGCCTGCTGACGTCGCAGCGTTCGTGGGCCGCGCATACGTCGACGTTCATGCGCTGTGCGTCGCTCGTGCTCGCGACGTTTTCGGGCTCGCTCGCGTATTCGGTGTTGGGGCATTGA
- the dmpG gene encoding 4-hydroxy-2-oxovalerate aldolase translates to MILISDATLRDGNHAIRHQLSAAQIHAYARAADDAGIDVVEVGHGNGLGGSSCLLGQTPIGDRMMLETARAALRTSRLGVHFIPGLGKAADIALALETGVDVVRVATHCTEANVSARFIEQTRLAGRTAFGVLMMSHMAPPDVLLAQARLMERYGAQAVVLMDSAGYSTPSLVRAKVECLVDGLDIDVGFHAHNNLGLAVANSLVALEAGARIVDACVKGFGAGAGNTQLETLVAAMEREGHDTRTTFELVMTLARSTDAFLNPKTAHIQPANIASGLYGLFSGYVPHIQKAAQEFDVNEFELYKRLAERKLVAGQEDIIIEEASRLARERDAQRATDGVRIRELSA, encoded by the coding sequence ATGATACTGATCAGCGATGCGACCTTGCGCGACGGCAACCACGCGATTCGCCATCAACTGAGCGCCGCGCAGATTCATGCGTATGCGCGCGCGGCCGACGACGCGGGCATCGACGTCGTCGAAGTCGGGCATGGCAATGGCCTCGGCGGCTCGTCGTGCCTGCTCGGGCAGACGCCTATTGGCGATCGCATGATGCTCGAGACCGCGCGCGCCGCGCTGCGCACGAGTCGGCTCGGCGTGCATTTCATTCCTGGGCTCGGCAAGGCGGCGGATATCGCGCTCGCGCTCGAGACCGGCGTCGACGTCGTGCGCGTCGCGACGCATTGCACCGAGGCGAACGTATCTGCGCGCTTCATCGAGCAGACAAGGCTCGCCGGCCGGACGGCGTTCGGTGTGCTGATGATGTCGCACATGGCGCCGCCCGACGTGTTGCTCGCGCAGGCCCGGCTGATGGAACGTTATGGTGCGCAGGCGGTGGTGCTGATGGACAGTGCCGGCTATTCGACGCCGTCGCTCGTGCGCGCGAAAGTCGAATGTCTCGTCGACGGCCTCGACATCGACGTCGGCTTTCACGCGCACAACAACCTCGGGCTCGCGGTCGCGAACAGTCTCGTCGCGCTCGAAGCGGGCGCACGCATCGTCGACGCATGCGTGAAGGGCTTCGGCGCGGGTGCGGGCAACACGCAGCTCGAGACGCTCGTCGCCGCGATGGAGCGGGAGGGGCACGACACGCGCACGACGTTCGAGCTTGTGATGACGCTCGCGCGCAGCACCGACGCATTCCTGAATCCCAAGACGGCGCACATCCAGCCGGCGAACATCGCGAGCGGGCTGTACGGACTCTTCTCCGGCTATGTGCCGCACATCCAGAAGGCGGCGCAGGAGTTCGACGTCAACGAGTTCGAGCTGTACAAGCGGCTCGCGGAGCGCAAGCTCGTCGCCGGACAGGAAGACATCATCATCGAAGAGGCGAGCCGGCTCGCGCGCGAGCGGGACGCACAGCGCGCGACCGACGGCGTGCGGATTCGCGAGCTGTCCGCGTAG
- a CDS encoding methyltransferase domain-containing protein yields the protein MSTPSGAAKFDPSRAAEYAAQSRIALAGYDACHDLAACMLASSAAAEDGAAQILVAGAGGTAREIVALAGLEPGWRFTAVDPSQPMLDLARANVAAAGLDARVRMHHGYVDDLPPDARFDGATLIGVLHHVPGDDPKAALLGSIARRLKPGAPLVVAGNYRRYAEHPRLLSAWAQRWRMHGASPDEVAQKLATILRGADPPASEDAVLALLDAAGFREPVRFFASLFWGAWIATHGA from the coding sequence ATGTCCACGCCATCCGGCGCCGCAAAATTCGACCCATCGCGCGCCGCGGAATACGCGGCGCAAAGCCGAATCGCGCTCGCGGGCTACGACGCGTGTCACGATCTCGCCGCGTGCATGCTCGCGTCTTCCGCCGCGGCGGAAGACGGCGCCGCGCAGATCCTCGTCGCGGGCGCGGGCGGCACCGCGCGCGAGATCGTCGCGCTCGCGGGCCTCGAGCCCGGCTGGCGCTTCACCGCCGTCGATCCTTCACAGCCGATGCTCGACCTCGCACGCGCGAACGTCGCGGCGGCCGGCCTCGACGCGCGCGTGCGAATGCATCATGGCTATGTCGACGATCTGCCGCCCGACGCGCGCTTCGACGGCGCGACGTTGATCGGCGTGCTGCATCACGTGCCCGGCGACGACCCGAAGGCCGCGCTGCTCGGCTCGATCGCGCGGCGCTTGAAGCCGGGCGCGCCGCTCGTCGTCGCAGGCAACTACCGCCGCTACGCCGAGCATCCGCGGCTGCTGAGCGCATGGGCGCAGCGCTGGCGGATGCACGGGGCATCGCCCGACGAAGTCGCGCAGAAGCTCGCGACGATCCTGCGCGGCGCCGATCCGCCCGCGTCCGAGGACGCCGTGCTTGCGCTGCTCGACGCCGCCGGGTTTCGCGAGCCGGTGCGGTTTTTCGCGAGCCTGTTCTGGGGCGCGTGGATCGCGACGCACGGTGCGTGA
- a CDS encoding DUF3459 domain-containing protein codes for MSECPHDPYARHHSHCLPFGAQPCGAAGATTRTHFRVWAPAHATATLALETADGPHELPMAPAGDGWFETFADCGAHTRYRYRLDDSLTIPDPASRSQPEGIEGPSEVIDPRAFTWRHTFWRGRPWEEIALYAVQPGAAGGYDGVRRRLPQLARLGVTALELLAAPQARDDSLPFAPIATYGGPEALKQLIDDAHGFGLAVLLDLDYARFGCGTDEMRRYAQPFFHTRDDPLQAPPLALDHPQVCEFFCDNALYWLEEYRCDGLRIREADRIDSTWLCEIADRVHAAMPTDRIVHLVLGSERHPSHLADTHFDAQWNGSGERALYRLTGRRDRARGDGVSTHQSIHALARALTADGAVFQRAQPIGDGGMADVGLPLTSLVLSDGVVRDAREADLAALALSLLTPQIPLIFDEAAGDPSRRHFLQSALAVRAKLIAPRLPDVQPRTADMLRTADGVEADALVAAWRLGDGETLSIALNLSPQPVPFYGAPDGMIVFETPGRARDRVDGGELPAYALVAWLTGDVNQYALTHDARRYADVAPRPLGSV; via the coding sequence ATGTCCGAATGTCCTCACGATCCATATGCGCGGCACCATTCGCATTGCCTGCCGTTCGGCGCACAACCGTGCGGCGCGGCTGGTGCGACCACACGCACGCATTTCCGCGTCTGGGCGCCCGCGCATGCGACCGCCACGCTCGCGCTCGAAACCGCGGACGGCCCGCATGAACTGCCGATGGCGCCCGCTGGCGACGGCTGGTTCGAGACGTTTGCCGATTGCGGCGCCCATACGCGCTACCGGTACCGGCTCGATGATTCTCTGACGATTCCCGATCCTGCCTCGCGCTCGCAGCCGGAAGGCATCGAAGGGCCGAGCGAAGTGATCGATCCGCGCGCGTTCACGTGGCGCCATACGTTCTGGCGCGGCCGGCCGTGGGAGGAGATCGCGCTCTACGCGGTCCAGCCCGGCGCGGCGGGCGGCTACGACGGCGTGCGCCGCCGTCTGCCGCAGCTCGCGCGGCTCGGCGTGACGGCGCTCGAGCTGCTCGCGGCGCCGCAAGCGCGTGACGACAGCCTGCCGTTCGCGCCGATCGCCACTTACGGCGGCCCCGAGGCGCTGAAGCAACTGATCGACGACGCACATGGCTTCGGTCTCGCGGTACTGCTCGATCTCGATTACGCGCGCTTCGGCTGCGGCACCGACGAAATGCGGCGCTACGCACAGCCTTTCTTCCATACGCGCGACGATCCGCTGCAGGCGCCGCCGCTCGCGCTCGATCATCCGCAGGTCTGCGAGTTTTTCTGCGACAACGCGCTGTACTGGCTCGAAGAATATCGATGCGACGGGCTGCGAATCCGCGAGGCGGATCGCATCGACAGCACGTGGCTGTGCGAGATCGCCGACCGCGTGCATGCGGCGATGCCGACCGATCGGATCGTGCATCTGGTGCTCGGCAGCGAGCGGCATCCGTCACATCTCGCCGATACGCATTTCGACGCGCAATGGAACGGCAGCGGCGAGCGCGCGCTGTACCGGCTGACGGGCCGCCGTGACCGCGCGCGCGGTGACGGCGTGTCGACTCATCAGTCGATTCACGCGCTCGCGCGCGCATTGACTGCGGACGGCGCGGTGTTCCAGCGCGCGCAGCCGATCGGCGACGGCGGGATGGCCGACGTTGGGCTACCGCTCACATCGCTCGTGCTGTCCGACGGTGTCGTGCGCGATGCGCGCGAGGCGGATCTCGCGGCGCTCGCGCTGTCGTTGCTGACACCGCAGATTCCGCTGATCTTCGACGAAGCTGCGGGCGACCCGTCGCGACGCCACTTCCTGCAGTCGGCGCTCGCGGTGCGCGCGAAGCTGATCGCGCCGCGCCTCCCCGACGTGCAGCCACGCACCGCAGACATGCTGCGCACGGCCGACGGCGTCGAAGCCGATGCGCTAGTCGCCGCGTGGCGGCTCGGCGACGGAGAGACGCTCAGCATCGCGCTGAATCTGTCGCCGCAGCCGGTGCCGTTCTACGGCGCGCCGGACGGGATGATCGTGTTCGAGACACCGGGCCGCGCGAGAGATCGCGTCGACGGCGGCGAACTGCCGGCATATGCGCTCGTCGCGTGGCTGACGGGTGACGTCAATCAGTACGCGCTAACGCACGATGCGCGTCGCTACGCGGATGTCGCGCCGCGACCGTTGGGCAGCGTTTGA
- a CDS encoding acetaldehyde dehydrogenase (acetylating) translates to MKNKSSRTRVAILGSGSIGLDLMFKIKASEQFDLKFVVGRNAQSEGLKLARSCNVETSSDGLDFLKEHENAYDLVFDATSAAAHKLNNRFFSGADKFVIDLTPAKLGRLCVPCINLDDMGAEQNVNLITCGGQASLPLAYALKQAVDEIEYLEVVSAIASRSAGIATRENIDEYMTTTEYALAKFSGAKKTKAILNINPAEPGVRMQTTLYAYARYRDFDRVRACVADMVEKVREYVPGYRLVVEPLESQGRITIGLTVRGRGDYLPEYAGNLDIINCAALAVASHRHATARQGATQ, encoded by the coding sequence ATGAAGAACAAGTCATCGCGAACGCGCGTGGCGATCCTCGGATCGGGCAGCATCGGCCTCGATCTGATGTTCAAAATCAAGGCATCCGAACAATTCGATCTGAAGTTTGTCGTCGGACGCAATGCGCAGAGCGAAGGTCTCAAGCTTGCGCGAAGCTGCAACGTCGAGACGTCGAGCGACGGGCTCGACTTCCTGAAAGAGCACGAGAACGCGTATGACCTCGTGTTCGACGCGACGTCCGCCGCCGCGCACAAGCTCAACAATCGCTTCTTCTCGGGTGCGGACAAGTTCGTGATCGACCTGACGCCGGCGAAGCTCGGACGCCTGTGCGTACCGTGCATCAATCTGGACGACATGGGCGCCGAGCAGAACGTGAACCTGATTACCTGCGGCGGGCAGGCGAGCCTGCCGCTCGCGTACGCGTTGAAGCAGGCGGTCGACGAGATCGAGTACCTGGAGGTGGTGTCGGCGATCGCGTCGCGCAGCGCAGGCATCGCGACGCGCGAGAACATCGACGAGTACATGACGACGACCGAGTACGCGCTTGCGAAGTTCAGCGGTGCGAAGAAGACGAAGGCGATCCTCAACATCAATCCTGCCGAGCCCGGCGTGCGGATGCAGACGACGCTCTATGCGTATGCGCGCTATCGAGATTTCGACCGGGTGCGAGCGTGCGTCGCCGACATGGTCGAGAAGGTTCGCGAATACGTACCCGGCTATCGGCTCGTCGTCGAACCGCTCGAGAGCCAGGGCAGGATCACGATCGGCCTGACGGTGCGCGGGCGCGGCGACTATTTGCCCGAGTACGCGGGCAATCTGGACATCATCAATTGCGCGGCGCTCGCGGTCGCTTCGCATCGGCATGCAACCGCCAGACAAGGAGCCACACAATGA